The following are encoded in a window of Haloarcula halophila genomic DNA:
- a CDS encoding histidine kinase N-terminal 7TM domain-containing protein — protein sequence MLLSVVLLAAVLGMCVAFLVWLHRDRPGAGPLAAFVVAASLWAVAHGLELAVPDIETMRWLLKVQLTLSVVVPVAWLATVLEYSGRPEWLTRRRLALLLVEPGAFVTLVWSNAAHQLVWEGSTTTLLGGTSALAPEWTLLYLAHLAYILALILGGGGLLLRTTFRANESFRGQAIVLLLAITAPTVAQALHVLDAIPTQFDPTSLGYVVSGVVLSAALLRGHLLDVAPVTRDLGREAIFAEMDDQVVIVDDDGRIVDVNDAAVALFDCERNELQGRRLAELLPALAATVPDPGESTQTETELQRDGAVNYYDVRVTPLYRAYGVVSGHLISLRDITGRRQREQRLDVLNRLLRHNIRNEMNVVRGNADLLADRVTDDEQDRIERIRDTVDTVVDRSNKIGRVSEALEDESVRPVRLASVLAPLIEDARETYPAADISLSCDEDIWVSAGPSLSLAFEELVDNAVEHGRSPERDATDGPTAAGRADGGASVNVDVDVTYRAEPPRVLVTVADDGPGIAAHEREVIQAGEETPLQHGSGVGLWLVAWVVRNVGGTLSFEGGPGTTVAVGLPAAKPPEYDEA from the coding sequence ATGCTCCTCTCGGTCGTCCTCCTGGCGGCCGTTCTCGGGATGTGTGTTGCCTTCCTGGTCTGGCTCCACCGTGACCGCCCGGGTGCGGGCCCCCTCGCAGCGTTCGTCGTGGCCGCGAGTCTGTGGGCCGTCGCTCACGGCCTGGAGCTTGCGGTCCCCGACATCGAGACGATGCGCTGGCTCCTCAAGGTGCAGTTGACCCTCTCCGTGGTCGTCCCGGTCGCCTGGCTGGCCACCGTCTTGGAGTACAGCGGGCGTCCGGAGTGGCTCACCCGCCGGCGACTCGCGCTCCTGCTGGTCGAACCGGGGGCGTTCGTCACGCTCGTCTGGTCGAACGCCGCTCATCAACTGGTCTGGGAGGGGAGCACGACGACGCTTCTCGGCGGGACGAGCGCGCTCGCACCCGAGTGGACGCTGTTGTACTTGGCGCATCTCGCGTACATCCTGGCGCTGATTCTCGGCGGTGGCGGGTTGTTGCTCCGGACGACGTTTCGAGCCAACGAGTCGTTCCGCGGGCAGGCCATCGTCCTGTTGCTCGCGATCACCGCGCCGACCGTCGCCCAGGCCCTGCACGTTCTCGACGCGATCCCGACTCAGTTCGATCCGACGAGTCTGGGCTACGTCGTCTCGGGCGTCGTCCTTTCGGCGGCACTCCTGCGCGGGCATCTGCTCGATGTCGCCCCAGTGACCCGTGACCTCGGGCGGGAGGCGATCTTCGCCGAGATGGACGATCAGGTCGTCATCGTCGACGACGACGGCCGTATCGTCGACGTCAACGACGCGGCCGTCGCGCTGTTCGACTGCGAGCGGAACGAACTCCAGGGTCGGCGGTTGGCGGAGCTGTTGCCGGCGCTGGCGGCGACTGTTCCCGATCCGGGCGAATCTACCCAGACGGAGACGGAACTCCAACGGGACGGTGCGGTGAACTACTACGACGTGCGGGTGACGCCGCTGTACCGGGCCTACGGTGTCGTCTCCGGCCACCTCATCAGCCTCCGGGACATCACCGGTCGGCGCCAGCGCGAGCAGCGACTCGACGTTCTCAACCGCCTCCTGCGGCACAACATTCGCAACGAGATGAACGTCGTCCGGGGCAACGCCGACCTCCTCGCCGATCGGGTCACCGACGACGAACAGGACCGGATCGAGCGCATCCGGGACACGGTCGACACTGTCGTCGACCGGAGCAACAAGATCGGCCGGGTATCGGAGGCGCTGGAAGACGAGTCGGTTCGACCGGTCCGACTCGCGAGCGTGCTCGCCCCGTTGATCGAGGACGCTCGGGAGACCTATCCTGCGGCCGACATTTCCCTCTCCTGTGACGAGGACATCTGGGTGTCCGCTGGGCCGTCGCTCTCGCTTGCCTTCGAGGAACTGGTCGACAACGCCGTCGAACACGGCCGCTCGCCCGAACGGGACGCCACCGACGGCCCGACAGCAGCCGGCCGAGCGGACGGCGGCGCCAGCGTGAACGTCGACGTCGACGTCACCTACCGTGCGGAACCGCCGAGGGTCCTCGTCACCGTCGCCGACGACGGACCCGGTATCGCCGCCCACGAACGGGAGGT